In candidate division WOR-3 bacterium, the following are encoded in one genomic region:
- a CDS encoding peptidyl-prolyl cis-trans isomerase, giving the protein MKISGKYLLAGVFIFTLGCNQAPAGLEQPKGKVVGTVNNDRLTVPQVDYAAEQLRAEVNQQNLPKILDRMVTVSLLAQEAVRRGMLKDEKVLSGLAWMERMYLASELAGQIAESAEPAPGEVLEYFQQHKSEFGTGLKMQLMVLPDSSYAEQTLAELKAGADFLRLARERSMDTSVINVPGYPTRGVALSLGWSLADEEMIFSLKPGEISPVLTTQMGYQIVKVVEKKTLNENPALNEMIQMYISEGLKEQRRRQVLDSLLTSLRSRAKVVLKPEEYRR; this is encoded by the coding sequence ATGAAGATCTCGGGTAAATACCTGCTGGCAGGAGTTTTTATCTTTACGCTGGGGTGCAATCAGGCACCGGCAGGGCTGGAACAGCCCAAGGGCAAGGTTGTGGGAACGGTTAACAACGATCGGCTGACTGTGCCTCAGGTCGACTACGCGGCGGAACAGTTGCGCGCCGAGGTAAATCAGCAGAACCTGCCGAAAATTCTCGATCGGATGGTCACCGTGTCACTTTTAGCGCAGGAGGCGGTGCGGCGCGGGATGCTGAAGGATGAGAAGGTGCTCTCCGGACTTGCCTGGATGGAGAGGATGTATCTGGCATCAGAACTGGCAGGGCAGATTGCCGAGAGTGCCGAGCCGGCTCCCGGCGAAGTACTGGAATACTTTCAACAGCACAAGAGTGAATTCGGAACCGGGTTGAAGATGCAGCTGATGGTACTGCCGGATTCGAGCTACGCAGAGCAGACCCTTGCGGAGTTGAAAGCAGGCGCTGATTTCTTACGGCTGGCACGGGAAAGATCGATGGACACCTCGGTTATCAATGTGCCGGGGTATCCGACCAGAGGTGTAGCGTTATCGCTGGGCTGGAGTCTGGCCGATGAGGAAATGATTTTCAGTCTGAAGCCGGGGGAAATTTCGCCCGTCCTGACGACCCAGATGGGTTATCAGATTGTCAAGGTGGTGGAGAAAAAGACATTGAACGAAAACCCTGCCCTGAACGAGATGATTCAGATGTATATTTCCGAAGGGCTCAAGGAACAGCGGCGGCGGCAGGTCCTTGACAGTCTGTTAACCAGCCTGCGTTCGCGGGCGAAGGTGGTACTTAAGCCGGAGGAGTACCGTCGTTAG
- a CDS encoding peptidylprolyl isomerase → MKRKAASRYGIAGWLFVALVGLAAGGTADRIAAVVGDRPILESEVQELTVYFRLMTGDTIAPDSSVRAEALNRLIDEALLSQQAQRESIEVSREELLQTVNEQLNAIKERFESEADYQAALEAEGVTERRLKERITDEVRRNLLSRRLLEKAGLIQIYISPTEVERFYNEHRDSIARVPGRVKLAHILIMIKPSDSVESAVRTRAWEVLELLARGGDFATLARSFSEDAVTRDRGGDWGWRNLSELAPEFQLVLTQLKEGQLSPPVRGRAGYWILQKEAVRSGQVRFRGIFFKVPLTRADTVRARRRANTVRSYALSGVPFDSLARIYSDDPETSKEGGYLGEFFLEGLMPPFDRVLAQLNTGDISEPVLSEHGFHIIRVIEKQPERLLTLGEMQDEIRNYLYQQEFSRRLRSYLDRIRREIFVEIKRDE, encoded by the coding sequence ATGAAGCGAAAGGCTGCCAGCAGGTATGGGATAGCGGGCTGGCTATTTGTCGCGCTCGTCGGACTAGCAGCAGGAGGAACGGCGGACCGGATCGCTGCGGTTGTCGGTGACAGACCGATTCTGGAGAGTGAAGTTCAGGAGCTGACAGTTTACTTCCGTCTGATGACCGGCGACACCATTGCTCCAGATTCATCCGTGCGGGCAGAGGCACTGAACCGGCTGATTGATGAGGCATTGCTTTCGCAGCAGGCACAGCGGGAGTCGATTGAGGTCAGTCGTGAGGAGCTGCTGCAGACGGTTAACGAGCAGTTGAACGCAATCAAAGAGCGCTTTGAGAGTGAGGCGGATTATCAGGCGGCGCTGGAGGCGGAGGGGGTGACCGAGCGCCGGCTGAAGGAACGGATTACCGATGAGGTCCGGCGCAATCTGCTTTCCAGACGTCTCCTGGAGAAGGCCGGACTTATCCAGATTTACATTTCCCCGACTGAAGTGGAACGATTTTACAACGAGCACCGGGATTCGATTGCCCGGGTTCCCGGCAGGGTGAAGCTGGCGCATATCCTGATTATGATCAAGCCCTCAGATTCAGTTGAGAGTGCTGTTCGCACGCGTGCCTGGGAGGTACTGGAGCTGCTTGCCCGCGGGGGCGACTTTGCAACCCTTGCCCGTTCTTTCAGCGAGGATGCGGTAACTCGGGACCGGGGTGGAGACTGGGGGTGGCGCAATTTGAGCGAACTGGCGCCGGAGTTTCAGCTGGTGTTAACCCAGTTAAAAGAGGGACAGCTGTCCCCTCCGGTCCGGGGAAGAGCCGGTTACTGGATTTTACAGAAGGAGGCAGTTCGCAGCGGGCAGGTGCGATTTCGGGGGATATTCTTCAAGGTGCCCTTAACACGGGCGGACACGGTTCGTGCCCGCAGGAGAGCCAATACAGTTCGCAGTTACGCATTGAGCGGAGTACCATTTGATTCATTGGCACGGATTTATTCTGATGATCCGGAAACATCAAAGGAGGGCGGGTATCTGGGTGAGTTTTTTCTTGAAGGTTTGATGCCACCGTTCGACCGGGTTCTGGCGCAGCTAAATACCGGTGATATCAGCGAGCCGGTTCTTTCTGAGCACGGATTTCACATTATCAGGGTAATTGAGAAGCAGCCGGAGCGACTGCTCACGCTCGGAGAAATGCAGGATGAAATCCGGAACTATCTGTACCAGCAGGAGTTCAGCCGCCGGCTGAGAAGTTACCTTGACCGTATCCGGCGGGAAATTTTTGTGGAGATTAAAAGAGATGAATAA
- a CDS encoding PQQ-binding-like beta-propeller repeat protein, which produces MVKKLGVIIILAGMIIAGAGCRNKPPSIPAKPAGPVVLSPGDSGVYRSVATDPNKDRVLYIWDWADGSADTTGLKRSGDTVFVSHSWSSEGIYAVRVRAKDEKGDFSPEWSDTLQVEVRFGANRAPVVGAPVGPDSGWVGEWQVFRAVAVDPDGDSVKIKFLWDEGQTGLVSPLVGSGDTVVDSVRYFYRGFKNIRCVAWDQEGLMSDTSPVKQFYAMQENTAPYLPVVRGPARGVANGPYYRFYASAADPQGDKVRYRFIFSDGTVSSWTPLGPSGHWGMDSIRFSQPGTYYVRAVAQDSLGLDSDTSAPKVFEVVNEGNVLWQVMIDEFVSSPALGAVNTGREMRPAVIVGGTDARIFAFDAYQAETLFIQTGDGTWEEFCASPAVGTDGTVYIGNENGKLMAFSASGNLKWAFPETLGSEPVNASVALDGNFIYVAGIGKQIYKLQDNGTGCSVVWSYPLSEEVYSSPAVMPDGRVVVIDDSGYVYCLTADGALSWRYFADASVTSSPAVDNQGNIYFGTDQGDLIALSASGGFSWRYHVSDTMNDILSSPVIDQSGNIYFGCNNGYLYKVNASGGLEWRCLVQANASLTGSPALTADGLVYILSPVDSVTEKLVAVNAGSGVVQWETMLSRTVLRGGSVKPHPRRLLVDILPSPVIDRYGIIYITTENGGIYAIAGRPQGTLMPGDWPMFRHDVRHTGKFGSQWRR; this is translated from the coding sequence ATGGTAAAAAAACTGGGAGTAATTATCATACTGGCTGGAATGATTATCGCCGGCGCCGGCTGCCGGAACAAACCGCCATCAATTCCCGCAAAGCCGGCGGGCCCGGTGGTTCTCAGTCCCGGGGATAGTGGAGTTTATCGCAGTGTGGCAACCGACCCGAATAAGGATCGGGTATTGTACATCTGGGACTGGGCAGACGGCAGCGCCGACACCACGGGGTTGAAACGGTCAGGTGATACCGTTTTTGTCAGCCACAGCTGGAGCAGTGAAGGGATTTATGCGGTACGGGTGCGGGCAAAGGATGAAAAAGGCGATTTCAGTCCGGAGTGGTCAGATACGCTGCAGGTGGAGGTAAGGTTCGGGGCAAACCGGGCTCCGGTTGTCGGGGCACCGGTGGGACCGGATTCAGGCTGGGTTGGTGAGTGGCAGGTATTCAGGGCGGTTGCGGTTGATCCGGACGGAGATTCAGTGAAGATCAAATTTCTCTGGGATGAGGGGCAGACCGGACTGGTGAGCCCGCTGGTTGGTTCAGGTGATACGGTGGTTGATTCGGTGAGATATTTTTACCGCGGTTTCAAAAATATCCGGTGTGTTGCATGGGACCAAGAGGGGCTGATGTCCGATACTTCACCGGTAAAGCAGTTTTATGCAATGCAGGAGAACACCGCCCCCTATCTGCCGGTGGTCAGGGGCCCGGCACGGGGAGTGGCGAATGGTCCCTATTACCGGTTCTATGCCAGCGCAGCGGACCCGCAGGGTGACAAGGTGCGCTACCGGTTTATCTTCAGCGACGGCACGGTTTCCAGCTGGACGCCACTGGGACCGAGCGGTCACTGGGGAATGGATTCAATCCGTTTCAGCCAGCCGGGAACCTATTATGTCCGGGCGGTGGCACAGGATTCACTGGGGCTGGATTCCGATACTTCGGCGCCCAAGGTTTTTGAGGTGGTAAATGAGGGGAATGTTCTCTGGCAGGTGATGATTGATGAATTTGTTTCCTCCCCCGCCTTGGGCGCGGTCAACACCGGCAGAGAAATGAGACCAGCGGTGATAGTGGGGGGGACCGATGCCCGGATTTTTGCCTTTGACGCCTATCAGGCAGAGACGCTTTTCATCCAGACTGGTGATGGAACCTGGGAGGAGTTCTGTGCATCGCCAGCAGTGGGCACAGACGGCACGGTCTATATCGGAAATGAGAATGGGAAGCTGATGGCATTCAGTGCAAGCGGTAATCTGAAATGGGCTTTTCCCGAGACGCTGGGCAGCGAACCGGTTAACGCCTCAGTAGCACTGGACGGAAATTTCATCTATGTTGCCGGGATCGGAAAGCAGATTTACAAACTTCAGGATAATGGCACGGGATGTTCGGTCGTCTGGAGTTATCCGTTGAGTGAGGAGGTGTATTCTTCGCCGGCGGTGATGCCTGATGGCCGGGTCGTGGTTATTGACGACTCCGGGTATGTGTACTGTCTGACTGCCGATGGGGCGCTGTCGTGGCGCTATTTTGCGGATGCGAGTGTTACTTCCTCACCAGCGGTTGATAATCAGGGTAATATCTATTTCGGGACGGATCAGGGGGACCTGATTGCACTTTCAGCCAGCGGCGGATTTTCGTGGCGTTACCATGTCAGTGATACGATGAACGACATCCTCTCTTCACCGGTAATCGATCAGAGCGGTAATATCTATTTCGGATGTAATAACGGTTATCTTTACAAGGTCAATGCAAGTGGCGGCTTGGAATGGCGCTGTCTCGTGCAGGCGAATGCTTCCCTTACCGGTTCTCCCGCCCTGACTGCGGACGGTCTGGTGTATATTCTCTCACCGGTAGATTCGGTAACTGAGAAACTGGTGGCGGTTAATGCGGGTTCAGGAGTGGTGCAGTGGGAGACGATGCTCTCCCGGACTGTTCTCCGGGGTGGGAGTGTCAAACCACACCCCCGGCGTCTGCTGGTTGATATTTTACCCTCACCAGTGATCGACCGCTACGGGATTATTTACATTACCACCGAAAACGGCGGCATTTATGCCATCGCCGGCAGACCACAGGGAACGCTGATGCCTGGTGACTGGCCGATGTTCCGGCACGATGTGCGTCATACCGGCAAGTTCGGCAGTCAGTGGCGACGCTAA
- the purD gene encoding phosphoribosylamine--glycine ligase, protein MKILVVGGGGREHAIVWAVSRHGHRVYCAPGNAGIARLVECVDIEPLNIPALVNFARRQKIDLTIVGPEAPLVAGLADELEKQGLKVFGPKSAAAQLEGDKSFAKRLMLRYRIPTAQFEVFDDYERAVRFLSGRRLPVVIKASGLAGGKGVEIARSFEQAQQVLSGYMREDRLGAAGRTVVIEEYLTGEEVSIIGLCDGKRVRFMIPSQDHKRLLDNDEGPNTGGMGAYAPVPVVTEEVFRQIVEMVFEPLLKCFAQEGIDYRGAIYAGLMLTDDGPKVLEFNCRLGDPEAQVILPLFEGDFAEICRQCAEASLDAASGDYLRSTLWALCVVLASPGYPGRYEKGLPISGEVEDGENLLVFHAGTRMENGRLVTSGGRVLAVTGLGRSLPEARQRAYYGVGRIHFSGMQYRHDIGFRGLRHIAER, encoded by the coding sequence ATGAAAATTCTGGTAGTTGGCGGTGGCGGACGTGAGCATGCGATTGTCTGGGCAGTGAGCCGGCACGGACATCGGGTCTATTGTGCGCCGGGAAACGCAGGAATTGCCCGGCTGGTAGAATGTGTAGATATTGAACCGTTGAATATCCCGGCGCTGGTGAATTTCGCCCGGCGACAGAAAATTGATCTGACGATTGTAGGACCCGAGGCACCGCTGGTTGCCGGTCTGGCTGACGAGCTGGAGAAGCAGGGTTTGAAAGTTTTCGGTCCGAAGTCAGCGGCAGCACAGCTGGAGGGGGATAAATCGTTTGCCAAACGGCTGATGCTCCGTTACCGGATTCCCACGGCGCAGTTTGAGGTGTTCGACGATTATGAACGGGCAGTCCGGTTTCTCAGCGGCAGGAGACTGCCGGTGGTGATCAAGGCGAGCGGACTGGCTGGAGGTAAAGGAGTAGAGATTGCCAGGAGTTTTGAGCAGGCACAGCAAGTGCTCTCGGGGTATATGCGCGAGGACCGGCTGGGAGCGGCGGGAAGAACGGTCGTAATTGAGGAGTATCTTACCGGGGAAGAGGTTTCGATTATCGGACTGTGTGATGGAAAACGGGTGCGGTTTATGATCCCTTCCCAGGATCACAAGCGCCTGCTTGATAATGATGAGGGACCCAATACCGGCGGGATGGGTGCCTATGCGCCGGTTCCGGTGGTAACAGAAGAAGTTTTCCGGCAGATTGTCGAGATGGTGTTTGAGCCCCTGCTGAAGTGTTTTGCTCAGGAGGGTATTGATTACCGGGGAGCGATCTATGCGGGGCTGATGCTGACGGATGACGGGCCCAAGGTTCTGGAGTTCAACTGCCGGCTCGGAGACCCGGAGGCCCAGGTGATTCTGCCGTTGTTTGAGGGCGATTTTGCCGAGATATGCCGGCAGTGTGCTGAGGCTTCGCTGGACGCAGCTTCGGGGGATTACCTCCGATCCACTCTTTGGGCGCTGTGTGTAGTGCTGGCGAGTCCTGGGTATCCGGGCAGATATGAAAAAGGGCTGCCGATCTCGGGTGAGGTTGAGGATGGGGAAAACCTCCTGGTCTTTCATGCGGGCACCAGAATGGAGAACGGCCGGCTCGTGACCAGTGGCGGCCGGGTACTGGCGGTCACCGGTCTCGGGCGGAGTTTGCCCGAAGCCCGGCAGCGGGCGTATTATGGGGTCGGACGAATCCATTTCTCCGGGATGCAATACCGGCATGATATCGGTTTCCGGGGGCTTCGGCACATTGCCGAGAGATAG
- a CDS encoding low molecular weight phosphotyrosine protein phosphatase, with protein MDEQQAAPKFFNILVVCTGNSCRSPLAAAMLRHELAGFPVRVESAGIAAITGMPASPAVQQVAAEMGLELSSHRAKTVDPGLLGWADLILVMERRHSDWISRLAPAVTPKVKFLGGYPDQELEIPDPMGQDIIYYRQIALLMRAGVLKVVQEVRSKLQKGVD; from the coding sequence ATGGATGAGCAACAGGCGGCGCCGAAATTTTTCAATATTCTGGTAGTCTGCACGGGTAATTCCTGCCGGAGTCCGCTGGCAGCAGCAATGCTCCGCCATGAGCTTGCCGGTTTTCCGGTCCGGGTTGAGTCTGCCGGCATTGCAGCGATCACCGGAATGCCGGCGTCGCCGGCGGTTCAGCAGGTAGCGGCAGAGATGGGGTTGGAACTCAGCAGTCACCGGGCAAAGACCGTAGATCCGGGGCTACTGGGATGGGCGGATCTGATTCTCGTAATGGAGCGCCGGCACAGTGACTGGATTTCCCGGCTGGCACCAGCAGTAACGCCGAAGGTGAAGTTTCTGGGCGGATATCCGGACCAGGAGCTGGAGATTCCTGATCCAATGGGTCAGGATATCATATATTACCGGCAGATTGCGCTCCTGATGAGAGCCGGGGTGTTGAAGGTTGTCCAGGAGGTCAGAAGCAAGTTACAGAAAGGAGTGGACTGA
- a CDS encoding acyl-CoA dehydrogenase family protein — translation MEYFFTDTQKEIKELARKFAVEKIKPVRAELDRTGEFPHQLMQEMAELGLMGIYIPEEYGGFGGGILEMCLVVEELSRIDGAVALCYAACGLGTFPIILAGTEEQKRRYLPRLAAGELAAFAITEAQAGSDASNVKTRARREGDYYVLNGTKQFITNGSVAKIYTVIASTDPSRGARGLSAFIVEDGTPGFTFGKIEDKMGIRCSKTAELVFQDCRVPAENLLGGKEGLGFLHTMRTFDRTRPGVGAQALGIAQGALDEALEYAKTRIQFDQPIVSFQAVQMMLADMAIQIEASRALVYEAARAADAGVKNISGLAAMAKVMASDTAMRVTTDAVQILGGYGYMKDYPVEKMMRDAKITQIYEGTNQIQRLVIASELIKGTLW, via the coding sequence ATGGAGTATTTTTTTACTGATACTCAGAAGGAAATCAAGGAACTGGCAAGGAAATTTGCGGTGGAGAAGATCAAGCCGGTTCGGGCGGAACTGGACCGGACGGGTGAGTTTCCGCACCAGCTGATGCAGGAGATGGCGGAACTGGGGTTGATGGGAATTTATATTCCGGAGGAATACGGCGGTTTCGGGGGCGGAATCCTGGAGATGTGTCTGGTGGTGGAGGAGCTGTCAAGAATTGACGGGGCGGTGGCGCTGTGCTATGCGGCGTGCGGGCTGGGCACATTTCCGATTATTCTTGCCGGCACCGAGGAGCAGAAAAGAAGGTATCTTCCCCGGCTGGCTGCCGGCGAGCTGGCGGCATTTGCCATTACCGAGGCACAGGCGGGTTCAGATGCAAGCAATGTCAAGACGCGTGCCCGGCGGGAAGGGGATTACTATGTCCTGAACGGAACCAAGCAGTTCATCACCAACGGCAGTGTTGCCAAGATTTACACGGTTATCGCCTCAACCGATCCCAGCCGGGGTGCGCGGGGGCTTTCTGCCTTTATTGTTGAGGATGGCACGCCGGGGTTTACATTCGGCAAGATCGAAGACAAGATGGGCATCCGGTGTTCCAAAACTGCAGAGCTGGTGTTTCAGGACTGCCGGGTACCGGCGGAAAATCTGCTCGGGGGCAAGGAGGGGCTGGGATTTCTCCATACGATGCGCACCTTTGATCGGACCCGGCCCGGGGTCGGAGCACAGGCACTGGGAATTGCTCAGGGTGCCCTCGATGAGGCGCTGGAGTATGCCAAGACCAGAATTCAGTTTGACCAGCCGATTGTTTCCTTCCAGGCGGTGCAGATGATGCTGGCGGATATGGCAATCCAGATTGAAGCATCACGGGCACTGGTTTACGAGGCGGCCCGGGCGGCCGATGCCGGGGTCAAGAATATTTCCGGGCTGGCAGCGATGGCAAAGGTGATGGCATCTGATACCGCCATGCGGGTTACCACCGATGCAGTGCAGATTCTTGGTGGCTATGGTTACATGAAGGATTATCCGGTGGAGAAGATGATGCGGGATGCGAAGATTACCCAGATTTATGAAGGAACCAATCAGATTCAGCGGCTGGTAATTGCATCAGAGCTGATCAAGGGGACGCTGTGGTGA
- the lpdA gene encoding dihydrolipoyl dehydrogenase: MVKRQAADVVIVGAGPAGYVAAIRLAHQGRKVVVVEQSRVGGVCLNRGCIPVKALLHAAGVIRNAAEARVMGISFDPPRIDLVSLGSWKNRIVERLARGIEFLFKGNGVELVRGKAQLKDERTVEVAADDGLEITAEQIVIATGSEPAVLAGLEVNHRNIIDSNSALNLVELPKTMIIVGAGAVGLEFATIFNRFGVKVTVLEVCDQILPGTDRELAVMLQRQMEREGIEFRLGVKGLSCAEAEGGVARVCWESGERMAELTAERILVAVGRKPLSGGIGLERLGLELDERGFIRTDNHLQTGVEGIYAIGDVRGGPLLAHKAMYEGILLAELLTGARKPVRPRAVPMVVYTDPEFASVGLTPAEAERQRIKVRMSRVPASAVGRSLTLGRAEGMCKMIADEKTGRILGASILTPQADVLIAEVAVAVELGLTAEELGRVIHPHPTMSELVFEAGEALLSRAVHILNR, from the coding sequence GTGGTGAAGCGGCAAGCGGCGGATGTGGTCATCGTCGGTGCCGGTCCTGCCGGCTATGTCGCGGCGATCCGGCTGGCGCACCAGGGTCGGAAGGTGGTGGTGGTTGAGCAGTCACGGGTCGGCGGGGTGTGTCTTAATCGGGGCTGTATTCCGGTAAAGGCACTGCTGCATGCGGCGGGTGTAATTCGTAATGCCGCAGAGGCTCGCGTGATGGGCATCAGTTTTGATCCACCCCGGATTGACCTCGTCAGTCTGGGTTCATGGAAGAACCGGATCGTGGAACGGCTGGCACGGGGCATCGAGTTCCTCTTCAAAGGTAACGGCGTCGAGCTGGTGCGGGGAAAGGCACAGCTCAAGGACGAAAGGACGGTTGAGGTCGCTGCCGATGATGGATTGGAAATTACGGCTGAACAGATTGTCATCGCTACCGGTTCGGAGCCGGCGGTCCTGGCCGGGCTGGAGGTTAATCACCGGAATATCATCGATTCCAACAGTGCGCTCAATCTCGTGGAACTGCCGAAAACCATGATAATTGTCGGCGCCGGTGCGGTCGGACTGGAGTTTGCTACAATCTTTAACCGGTTCGGAGTGAAGGTGACGGTGCTGGAGGTATGTGATCAGATTCTGCCCGGAACGGACCGGGAGCTGGCGGTGATGCTCCAGCGGCAGATGGAGCGGGAAGGGATTGAATTCCGGCTCGGTGTCAAGGGGTTGAGCTGTGCTGAGGCGGAAGGTGGTGTCGCCCGGGTCTGCTGGGAGAGCGGAGAGAGAATGGCGGAACTGACCGCGGAACGGATTCTGGTGGCGGTGGGCAGAAAACCCCTGAGCGGAGGTATCGGATTGGAACGGCTTGGTCTTGAACTGGATGAACGGGGATTTATCCGGACCGATAACCACCTCCAGACCGGTGTTGAAGGAATATATGCGATCGGCGATGTCCGGGGCGGTCCGCTGCTTGCCCACAAGGCGATGTATGAGGGGATTCTGCTTGCGGAGCTGTTGACCGGTGCCCGGAAACCGGTTCGACCGCGGGCAGTGCCCATGGTGGTTTATACTGATCCGGAGTTCGCAAGTGTCGGTCTGACACCGGCGGAGGCGGAGCGGCAGAGAATAAAGGTGCGGATGAGCCGGGTGCCGGCGAGTGCGGTCGGGAGGTCGCTTACACTCGGCCGGGCAGAAGGAATGTGTAAAATGATTGCGGATGAGAAGACCGGCAGAATACTGGGAGCGAGCATTCTGACGCCTCAGGCGGATGTGCTGATTGCCGAGGTGGCGGTGGCGGTGGAGCTGGGGCTGACCGCTGAGGAGCTGGGCCGGGTGATTCATCCCCATCCAACGATGAGCGAACTTGTTTTTGAAGCAGGCGAGGCACTACTCAGCCGGGCGGTGCACATTCTGAACCGTTAG
- the lipB gene encoding lipoyl(octanoyl) transferase LipB, with amino-acid sequence MVKGVRAANLILLDRIDYEAAVALQRLVWELRVKNEIEDSLILCEHPPVITLGRRADRRNLLATESELERRGIRVYQVERGGDITYHGPGQLLGYPIFKLESGLLGVRRFVELVESALIRALAEFGIRAETRPKLVGVWAGEKKIASLGIAVQEGVTFHGFALNIGSDLSGFELINPCGLSSWIMTSMEIELGQTVSRNQVVKAVISGFEQVFGLRFQTNLPRSLTSLTNFASSERIASA; translated from the coding sequence ATGGTAAAAGGGGTGCGGGCCGCTAATCTGATTTTACTGGACCGGATTGATTACGAAGCCGCGGTGGCGCTGCAGCGGCTGGTCTGGGAACTGCGGGTTAAAAATGAGATTGAGGACAGTCTGATCCTCTGTGAGCATCCGCCGGTAATTACATTAGGCAGAAGGGCGGACCGGCGCAACCTGCTTGCAACTGAATCCGAACTTGAGCGCCGGGGAATCAGGGTGTATCAGGTTGAGCGGGGCGGGGACATCACCTATCACGGTCCGGGACAGCTGCTCGGCTATCCGATTTTTAAACTGGAAAGCGGACTCTTGGGTGTGCGCCGGTTTGTCGAGCTGGTGGAGTCAGCCCTGATTCGGGCGCTGGCGGAGTTCGGGATCAGGGCGGAAACCAGACCGAAACTTGTCGGCGTGTGGGCGGGTGAGAAAAAGATCGCCTCGCTCGGGATAGCGGTTCAGGAAGGGGTGACCTTTCACGGGTTTGCCCTGAATATCGGCAGCGATCTGAGCGGATTTGAGCTGATCAACCCCTGCGGGCTGAGCAGCTGGATCATGACCTCAATGGAAATTGAACTGGGGCAGACGGTGAGCAGAAATCAGGTGGTCAAGGCGGTAATCAGCGGATTTGAGCAGGTTTTCGGTCTGAGGTTTCAGACAAATCTGCCCCGGAGTCTGACCTCACTGACAAATTTTGCCAGCTCGGAGCGCATCGCCTCCGCCTGA
- a CDS encoding anaerobic ribonucleoside-triphosphate reductase activating protein: MRIVGFVPTSMIDWDGKITAVLFTGGCNFHCPFCHNGPVADDDPALPSLPLEEIMMNLENRLGWLDGVVITGGEPLMHPEIFELCATLKRLNLKIKLDTNGSFPYPLKRALALGLVDAVAMDIKAPLNERYAEAVGRSLPSLAHLRRTIRLLIESGIEYEFRLTLVPGLINPEDIPQIGVALRSARTAVLQQFVPENARAAGYRQKQPYSLAQAEAMRSELAKFVSEVRLRGRFV; encoded by the coding sequence ATGCGCATCGTCGGGTTTGTTCCGACCTCAATGATTGACTGGGACGGAAAGATCACCGCTGTTCTGTTTACCGGCGGTTGCAATTTTCACTGTCCGTTCTGTCACAACGGTCCGGTCGCTGATGATGACCCGGCACTGCCCTCCCTTCCGCTTGAGGAAATCATGATGAACCTCGAAAACCGGCTGGGCTGGCTCGACGGTGTCGTCATTACCGGCGGCGAACCGCTGATGCATCCGGAGATCTTTGAACTCTGCGCCACCCTCAAACGGCTGAATCTGAAGATCAAACTCGACACCAACGGCTCCTTTCCCTATCCGCTCAAGCGGGCACTGGCGCTCGGACTGGTCGATGCGGTGGCAATGGACATCAAGGCACCGCTCAACGAACGCTATGCCGAAGCAGTCGGCAGAAGCCTGCCCAGCCTTGCCCACCTCCGGCGCACGATCCGGCTCCTGATTGAATCAGGAATTGAGTATGAATTCCGGCTTACTCTGGTCCCCGGATTGATCAACCCCGAAGACATCCCGCAGATCGGAGTCGCCCTGCGTTCCGCAAGAACCGCAGTTCTGCAGCAGTTTGTGCCGGAAAACGCCCGTGCCGCCGGATACCGCCAGAAACAGCCCTATTCGCTCGCTCAGGCGGAGGCGATGCGCTCCGAGCTGGCAAAATTTGTCAGTGAGGTCAGACTCCGGGGCAGATTTGTCTGA